The following nucleotide sequence is from uncultured Draconibacterium sp..
TGCAGAAATAAAAACCGGACAAAAAGTATTGATCAATGGAGCATCCGGTAGTCTTGGTACGGCAGCCGTTCAGCTGGCCCGTAATTTTGGCGCCGAAGTAACCGGGGTTTGCAGCTCGCGAAATGTAGGTTTGGTAAAATCGCTTGGGGCCGATCATGTAATCGATTATACCCGCGAAGATTTTACAACCGGTAACATTAAATACGACCTTGTTTTTGATACCGTTGGAAAAAGTTCTTACTCAAAAAGTAAAAACATTCTTAGTGAATCGGGAAAATATGTGTCACCGGTATTAAAATTTTCGTTGCTGATGCAAATGTTTTGGACCTCCGTATTTAGTAAAAAGAAAGCCATGTTTGGAGCAACTGGATTACTTTCGGAGAGCGAACTTCGCAATTTAATTTCCCAGCTAACAAACTTTTTCTCCGAGGGCCAATTAAAAACGGTTATCGACCGGCAGTACCCACTCGATAAAGTTAGCGAAGCACACCGCTATGTTGCTTCAGGACACAAGAAAGGTAATGTAGTAATTATTGTCGATCCTAAAAATACTTAAGCCAATCTTGCCATAAAGTCCAGATTAAGTTTCAGAAAGGGCGAATGAAATAGACCGCTTCCTCCATGTGGTATAAACGATTAGCTTGATTTTGAGGAGGTTCGCAATATTCGGTTTTAATGTATTGATGATTGATTACAAGTGCGATTGAATCTTGATGATTGAATCGCCTAACCCATTAGAACTTGCTTTTAGTGTAATGTCTCCGGCCTGGTCTGTACTTCTTACCACAACCATGGCACGCCCTTTAAATGCTTTTCTCGAAGTGGCCACGTAAGGATCAGTATCTTTGATATCGCTGTTTGCAACTGCGATTATGGTACCTGGTCCTTCAATCTCAAAGTGCAGCCGGTTTGCAGCGTTAGGATCAAGTTGTCCATTGGCGTCGGTCATTTCAACGGTTATAAACGAAAGGTCTTGTCCGTCGGCATCAATCTCCGTACGATCGGCAGTTAGTTTAATAACGGAAGCATTGTCAGCAGTTGTTAAAATAGTTGACTCCATTTCCTTGTCGCCACTCACTCCAGCGGCTTTAATTGTGCCGGTTTCATAGGGAAGGGTAAATAGTGCTTTAAACTCTTCATTCCTGCCGGTTGCTTTTTCTCCAATCAATTTATTGTTACAGTACAGTCGCACTTTTTCATATTTCGAGTAAATCTCCACTTCAATCTCGTTTCCTTCGTGGCCCGGCCATGTCCAGCTTTCCCAGGTAGGCCAGGTTCCCCACATGGTTGTAATAATTTTCGAACCTTCTTTTTCCGGCTCGCGAACAGCCATATACAACTTTTCCGTATCGTTATACAACAAATTGCGGTAATGCGAAATCGGTTTTCTCCAGCCGGTCAAATCAATATCGCCACAATAGGCTGCATGCCATGGGTAAAGATCACGGTGCCAGTGTTCGCCCGGAACATCACCTTCGTAATACCAGCGCCCGATGCCCGATTCACCCAGGTAATCGATGGCTGTCCACACAAAATCACCAATGATGTATGGATTTTTATCTACCAGATCCCAGCAAAAGAAAGCATCTTTCGGGTACGATTCTGATTGATAGATAATACGCGAGGGAACTCGTTTGTGATCCGCTTTCGCTTCGTGCAGCTGGTAATTGTAGCCACAAACATCGTGTTCGGCCATTAGCGGATCAAAGATTTCCCAGCCCTGCCCCCATGTTGTCATTGCCGATGTTACGGGGCGCGTTGTATCAATTTCTTTCACGGCAGCTGCCAATTTTCGTGCAGTTTCTACAGCTTCAGGTTTTGTGCGTTCGATGATCTCGTTACCGATGCTCCACATAATAATCGATGGATGGTTTTTATCGCGTTTCACCATAACCTGAACATCAGTCTTCCACCACTTGTCAAACAGGGTAGAATAGTCGTGTTTCAGTGGGGTGAATGCCGATTTCATTTCGCGCCAGCCATCAAAAGCTTCATCAATAACGAGCAGACCTAAACGGTCGCAGGCGTCAAGAAATGCCTCCGATGGGATGTTATGCGATGTTCTTACCGCATTAAAGCCGGCTTCTTTTAGCAATTCAACCTTACGCTCTTCGGCACGGTCGAATGCTGCAGCGCCAAGGCAACCGTTGTCGTGATGTACACAGCCACCATTTAAAAGAACTTTCTCGCCGTTAAGCAAGAATCCATTTTCTGCACTGAATTCAATGCTGCGGATTCCAAAAGTATTCTCTGTTTTATCAATGGTCTGCTCACCTTTTTTCAGACTGATAGTTGCATTGTATAAATTTGGTGTTTCAGGTGTCCAAAGTGCCGGATTTTCCACAATAATGTTCTGCAAAATTTCCTTTTCAGAATTTGGTAATAACTCCACTTTTATTTCGCTGCTGCCCGCAGTATTTTGTACCTTATCAGCTATTTGTGTTGAAAGCGTAATTTCCTGCGGCGACGATGTTTCGTTCTTCAAAGTGGTTTTAATTTCAACGGTAGCTTCCTGTTTGCTGATAGTTGGAGTGGAAATGGAAACGCCCCACTGAGCAATGTGCACAGGGTCGGTTACGATCATTGATACATGACGATAAATTCCTGAACCACTATACCAGCGGCAGTTCTTTTGCTGCGAATTATCTATACGCACAGCGATTGTGTTTTCTCCGCCAATATTCAGATGAGGAGTGAGGTCGTAATAAAACGATGAGTAACCATAAGGATAAACGCCCAGCGAATGACCGTTAATAAAAACTTCGGAATTCATGTAAACACCTTCAAAATAGATGCTCACCTTTTTATTGCTCCAGCTGGTTGGTACAGTAAACTGTTTTCGGTACCAGGCAATTCCGGTTGGCAAATAGGCGCCATCGTTACCTGCCGGGTTCGATGGATCAAAATCGCCTTCAATACTCCAGTCGTGCGGGAGGTTGAGTGTACGCCACGATGCATCATCAAATTTCGGATCTGCAGCCTGAGAAAGGTCTCCTAATTTAAATTTCCACTGCATGTCGAAATTTTGTGAACGCTCAGTAGTTTTCTCCTCTGTATTTGTACATGCAAATAGCAGAAGAACCAGAATAAAGGTGATGAATGATTTCATAGGTTTCAGATAATTATGCTTCGCAACTTTCAGAACTGGCTGAATTAATTCAAGGCAATATAGAATATTCCCCAATTACTTAGGCATCAAACTGTAAAAAGTCATAAGAAAAATCAGGAGAGCAGAATCCTTATAACAGCTTGTACAGAAACTTATATTATTCTAAGAATTTGTGTGTTGACTAATTAAAGCGTGATCTGACCTGTGCATCATCTTTTATCGAAGTCAGTACATGCTTAAAGATGTTTGGCAAACTCTTTAATCCAGCTTTTTAATGTTTCGCTTATTTCCGGGTCTTTCAAACCAAACTCAAGGTTGGTTTTCAGGAAACCCATTTTATCGCCAATATCGTAGCGTTTTCCGTCGAACTTTAAGCCGAACATCGGGTGTGCTTTTACCATATCGCGCATGGCGTCGGTCAGTTGAATTTCGTTGTTTTTACCGGGAGTGGTGTTTTCCAGGTAATCGAAAATCTCAGGTGTAAATATGTAACGACTTGCGATGGCCAGGTTTGATGGAGCCTCTTCTGGCGAAGGTTTTTCGATCCATCCGTTTGCTTTATAAACATCGTCAGAAATAGGAGTTCCGTCAAGAATTCCATAGCGGCTTACCATTTCAGGTTCCACTTCTTCCATAGCCACAACCGAACCGCCGTGTTCATTGTACACATCAATCAGTTGTTTGGTAATGGGGCCTTGTCCCTGAACCAGTGTGTCGCCCAGAAGTACGGCAAACGGTTCGTTGCCCACGTGGTATTTTGCGTGAAGTATGGCATCGCCCAATCCGTTCATTTCTTTTTGCCACACAAAATGAATGTTGGCCAGGTTGGAAATGCCTTTTAGTTTTTCCAGCATTTCGTAATTTCCTTTTCTTTCCAGCGATTCTTCAATAATCGGATTCCTGTCGAAATGTTCTTCAATGGCACGTTTCCCTTTTCCGATGATCATCAGAATATCGGTTATCCCGCTGGCAACCGCCTCTTCAACTACATATTGAATAACAGGCGTATCGATAATCGGGATCATTTCTTTAGGTTGCGATTTTGTGGCCGGCAAAAAACGGGTTCCGTAACCTGCTGCCGGTATAACTGCTTTTTTTATCATGTTCTAATTGTTGACAATATTGGGTTTTATAACTTCAATTCCTTTTCTGCTCAGGGTGTTATGCAAGTTGTTAAACATTGTTCTGTCGGTGTAAGTGCCAATAATCGCACCTCCCGAACCTGTGAATTTTGCACTGGCACCAACCGAGCGGGCCAGTTCTACCATTTCAATGTTTCCTTTCGAGATATTGATCGTTTTCCGTCGCAGATCAAAATTCTCGTTTATCAGGTCGTGCATGCTTTGGTAGTCGTTGTTACCTAATGCAACCTTAAAATCCTCGGTAATTTGTCCCCAGCGCAGCATGGCCTGCAACACTCTCGGGTCGCCAATTTCAAAACGAGCTTTCAGGTTGTTATGCACCACTTCGGTTCCTTCCGACAGGTTTTTTCGGTAAGCAATATAAAAATGCGGAAAGTTTTTGGCGTCGAGTTCCTGGTATTCGCCGTAACCACGGCTTTCCATCAGGTCGCGGTCGAAATCCATACAAACCGGACATTCATAAGCCTGCGCCACACGATCCTGTAAACCGGCAGCAATCCCCAATTCTTCCGTTTCAACAGAGAGGACAAGGTTGGCAAAAACCGGTTTCGGAATTTTAACTTCATAAAACATACACAGCGCCCGTAAACAGGCCGTAATAATGGCACTCGACCCGGCCAGCCCTAAACGAAACGGGATGTTCGATTTATAACGAATGGTAAAATTCCGGTCGTCGAGTTTAATGTTGTTGGCGGCACAATACTCATAAAATATCTTGATCATGGCTTTCAACAAACGCATTCCTCCGTAGTAACCGGCCAGGTTTACATCTTCAACCAGTTCCTTAATGCTGTTAAAATTTGTACCATCCAGCCGCTCGGGTAAAATTTGTAGCTCGGGTGTTTCGTAAAGTTGCACGCGCGCCTCGAAATTGGAAAACAGGAAAGCGATCGTTTTACCAAAATAGCCGTCGGAGGGATTGCCAATAACGGCAGCTCTGGGGTATGAATATGTTTCGAATATCATTCAGGTTATTTTTGCAGGTAAAACTAACACTTTTTTATTTTTTGCCGAATTACCCCGCTAGCGAAATGGCAAATGCGGGTTTTGTATCACTGGCAGGGAAGAACTTTCAGTCATCTATCCGGCCTGTTGCTAATTTTTCTATATTTATAAGCGTGTTGAGACAGAAATAAAACAACTAACTAAACCATATTACTATGAATCAAAAAAGATTTTATATTTCCATTTTCAAAACAATTCTTTACAGTGTGGTGCTGTTTGTATTGTTTAGCGCCTGTACCCAGACAGAACAGCCCAAAGAACAACCCAAACCACGCGTGGTAATTACCTGTGATCCGGAACTGGACGACAATAACTCACTGATTCGTTTTCTGTTGTACAGTGCCGATTTTGATGTGGAAGGTCTGGTTTATGCCAGTAGTCAGTACCATTGGAAAGGCGACGGGAAAGGAACAAAGTGGTTTGTTGACGGGCGCGAATATACCCGCTTCGGGTTGGACTACGGCCCGATGGAACGCTGGCGTTGGTCGGATGACGAACGTTTTATTCACGATGCTGTGGATGCCTATGAAAAAGCTTATCCCAACCTGAAAGTACACGACCCGGATTACCCGACGCCCGAATACCTGAAATCAAAAATCCGCTGGGGAAACATCGAATTCGACGGCGATATTTCAAAAGATACAGAAGGTTCGGAGCTGATAAAATCGTTGATGATGGACGATATTCCGGGACCGCTGTTTATAACCGCGTGGGGTGGGGCAAGTACCATTTCAAGAGCGCTGAAATCAATTGAGGATGCCTATAAAAATACGTCGGAATGGGAGGCCATAAAACAAAAAGTGTCGGATAAGGTAAAGCTGAGTTTATCGGGCGACCAGGACGATACTTATGCCAATTATATTCAACCCAACTGGCCCGGTATCGAGGCGCTACAGTATGGTGGCGTAAATGTTGGTCTGGGCTACAATGCGCAGGCAAGTGCAAAGCCCGGGTATGCTTTTTATTACACGCCGGAGTGGGTGGAAGCCAACATCTCTGTCAAAGGGCCGCTCGGCGAAATTTACCGCGTGTGGGGCGATGGCAAACAGATGGTAAAAGACGATATTTTCGACTTTTTTGGTTTTTCGGAATACACCGCCGATGAATTGCGTGAAATGGGATACATTGTTTGGTGCCCCATTCAGGAGAAAGGCGCTTTTTTGGGGGAAGGCGATACGCATACTTTCCTGAATTTTATTGACAACGGATTACGTGCCTATGAAGATCCGGCTTATGGCGGATGGAGTGGCCGGAAAATAGAAACGCCCATATCATTTACTATGCAGGGCGATTCCATTTCGTGGTCGGCGTTAAACAGAAGAGCGCCCGAAACCGATTTCCCGGAGTTCTTCCCGGCAGTTCAGAACGGTTTGGCGGCCCGTTTTCAGTGGGCAGTAACTTCGGATTATAATGCAGCCAACCACGAGCCGGTAATCGATGCACCGCTCAGCATTGCGGCAAAACCCGGCGAAACGGTGAAGTTAACGGCCGAAGTTTCCGATCCTGACGGAGATGAGGTTTCGCTGAACTGGATGAAATTTAATGTGGGCTATAAAGGCGCTGTTGAAATTGAAAATCCACAGTCGGCAGCGGCATCAATTGTTGTTCCCGACGACATCGAACCGGGGCAAACCATTCATCTTATCCTTGAAGCCGTTGATAACGGGAAGCCGGCATTAACGCATTACCAACGGGTAATTGTAACTATCGAGGAATAATACGGATTAGTGCTTCTTCCGCTGCAAAAATCTGTTTTGTACCTATGTCGTTTTCCTGACAGCCAGTTAAAACGTATTTGATTGGTTGCCCACTTAGTTAATGCCCATCTAAAAAGCGTTTGGTACCAGCAACTCCGACCTGTTCATCGGAGAAAACGCCTTTGAAACCAACTTTAGTCACCTGTGGGCGTGAAAAAACGTGTTTTAAACCGACTTCAGTTACCTGTGGGTGCGATAAAATACGTTTGAAAGCGTCAACAGGTGCTGGGGACGTAAAAAAATGCATTTGAAACCGGTTTCTGTTAGCTGGGGACGTAAAAAAACGCGTTTGAAATCAACTTCGGTCACCTGTGGGAGGTTTAAAATCAGTTAGTTAGCTGTTTGTGTGAGAGTGTTGAGTATTGGAAAGCCGCGTGTGGTAAGTCTTTGGGGCTAAAGCCCGCTTTCGAGGGCTATGCTTAGCCCCGGCATTAATGCCGGGGTTAGTGATACTGATGACAAACAGGGCTTTAGCCCTTAAAGCTGTTTTACCCATTCTTTTTAATCAATTCATCATTTCATATTGTTTTGTTTAACAGGAATATTAACTTTAATGCATTAAAAACCATAACCGTTGAATGCTCTCTTAGCTATAAGATTTTTACAAAAGGTTGGGTTATACACCCAAAATGGTGTTATAACCCAAAGTGATATAAGAAAAGTAACCCAATGTTTTGGGTTATACGTACGTTGTGGGTAACCCTAAAAAAAACCAAAGACCATGAATAGATTAAACAGATTTATGAAGAGGAACATAAAAGGAGTATTATTGGTAAGTCTCATTCTCTTATTTTTTATCTCTAATGGACAGGATAAAATGTACGAAGTCAACGTAGGAACTAGTAGTTTTGATGCATTTTCGTTAAGATACAAATTCGGAAACGAAAATAGGCTGTTCAGGATTTCTACTACACATTTGAGTTACCAGAATAGGGACTTGAACGGTTCAGAGGAACAAAAGAAGTACATGAGCCTTGGGCTAATGATGGGAATGGAATTCCCGAAGTGGGCAGTAAAAAGAACAGTCGAATATTATTATGGTTTTGAGTTTGGCGGGGAATTTTCCAGAGCTTTTGAAGTAGATGAGAACCATTATACCTTTCGTGTTAATCCCGTTTTAGGAGTTTCATACTACTTTAACAAGGTACTTAAATTGGGAGTGGAAGTCTCGCACGGTCTCTATTATCAATTAGATGATTATTCAGAAAATACTACAGTGAAAAATTATGGTTTTAATATATCAAATGGTTTTGCCGAGATTCTTCTCGGCTTCAGGTTTTGATGATATTCGATAGCCATAGGTTGCCTTTATTAAATTAAAGTTTAGCATGATAATCAAAAGCCAACACATAACAATTTGTCATATGGCAGGCAGGGTTTTCAGCGGTCTAACACTCCCGATTGCATCGGGCCACCCGTTAACTTATAATTGACCTTAACAAACAATAATAAAACGGATGCGAAAAGGAAATAGAAATCTTTGGGCTTTGGGAGTTTTATTGGGTTCGATACTGGCTTATACCGGTTGGACCGGATTTGAAACTCGAACCTTGTTTATGGGTAAAACCGGCGAGATTTCCGGAAAAGTAATCGATGTATTTCCAAATGACGAAGTACAGAGTTACAGTCGCAAAATAAAATATATTTACGCAGTAGGAGACAACTTTTATGTTGACTTTAAAAAGCTCGGAACAAAAGATGCAAAGCAGGAAATTGGGAATGATTTGAAACTGATTTATTCGCTTAAAAATCCGGAAAGACATAAAGTCAAAACACTCGCTTCAAATTATGACAATTCGTTCGGGAAAAAATATTATGCCACCGGCAACGATGGTTATATGGAGCTGCACCTGATTAACGGAGTGTTCAAATACAAAGGATTTGCACAAGGAGGTAAAATGATTCATGACTTTGTTGGAGAATATGAAATCATCAACGACTCCATAAAATTCAAAAATTATGTATTCGGGAGTGACAGCACGTATAAAAACAGACCAGAAGTATTTGTGGTTTCACCGGACAATGACCGGGAATTAGTCGATTTAACCACCAAACGGACTTTTAAAAGAATTTAGTTGTTGTGATTGAACGATTGGTGTGAATATGCCCGGCTGCTGCGCGATTCTATCGCGTTCCTTTTTTGATGAAAAATAACCATGCCCGACAAATTCAGAAATAAATATCGTATTTCGTCTGCCCGGTTGCAAAATTGGGATTATGGCCGTAATGCGGCGTATTTTGTTACCATTTGCACGAAAAACCGCGAACATTATTTTGGCGACGTTGTGGATGGGAAAATGCAATTATCGGCAATTGGTAAATTGGCCGAAACCGAATGGTTAAAAACATTTGATTTGCGCCCTGATATGAATTTAACCATGGGTGAATACGTTATTATGCCGAATCATTTTCATGCCATAATTATAATTGGTAAAAATGAATATAATACCGATGACGGCCCCTGTGGGGATGGCCATGTAGATACGCAATGCATTGCGTATCTACCACCAACGTCACAACCATCACAACCGCCGCCGGCCAACCAATTTGGTCCGCAACGTAAAAATTTGGCATCAATAATACGTGGTTTCAAAATTGGGGTAACAACACGTGCCCGAAAAATCAATCCCCATTTTGCCTGGCAATCGCGGTATCACGATCATATCATCCGAAACAATGATTCGTTTGAACTTATCTGTAATTATATCCTTTCAAATCCCGAAAATTGGGATGTGGATCGCCATAAAACCGATTAATAATCACGATGAAATAATGACCCCTCCAATAGCGCCGATTTATAATCCGTGCCCCGGTTGTTATTGTTACTATTTCCGTTAATTTTATACCTGTTTATTACACTAACTAAATCAGCTAAAACAAATCAAAATGAAAATCAAATTTGATATTCAGCATGTTTTACCGCTCTTGATATTATTTGTGTCAGCATTTGCTTGCACGGCACCACAGCCGGAGGAGAGCCGGCAAAAGCCAAATATCATTGTAATTTTTGCCGACGATATGGGCTATGGCGATGTAGGGGTTTTTGGCCATCCTACCATTAAAACGCCTCACCTCGACCGACTGGCTTACGAAGGGCAAAAGTGGACCAACTTTTATGTGGCAGCACCGGTATGCACACCATCGCGCGCGGGCTTACTCACCGGTCGTTTACCCATACGCTCCGGAATGTGCAGCGATACCGGAAGCCGGGTGTTGTTCCCCGAATCAACGGGAGGACTTCCTGAAAGCGAAATTACCATTGCCTCGGCCTTAAAAAAAGCAGATTATTCAACCGCCATTATCGGGAAATGGCACCTGGGGCATTTACTGCCTTTCGATCCCAATTCGCATGGTTTCGATTACTATTTTGGAATTCCGTACAGCAACGATATGGACCAGACATTACCGGAAGGGGTATCGTATATTGAAGCGTGCTCGAATCCGAAAGACGGCTATTTTAACGTGCCTTTAAAACGCAACCGCGAAACCATTGAGCAACCTGCCAACCAGCATACCATTACGCAACGTTATACCGAGGAAGCGTTAAAATACATCGCCGAACATAAAGACGGACCGTTTTTTCTGTATATGGCTCACTCCATGCCTCATGTGCCGCTTTACCCGTCGGAAGATTTTAAAGGCAAAAGCCTGAGAGGAACGTACGGCGATGTGATTGAAGAAATTGACTGGAGCGTGGGAAAGGTGATCGATGCCTTGAAAGAAAATGGTTTGGATGACAACACGCTGGTGGTGTTTACCTCTGACAATGGCCCCTGGCTGATGTTCAACGAAAATGGCGGCAGTGCCGGTTTGTTGCGTGGCGGAAAAGGCGGAACGTATGAAGGCGGAATGCGGGAGCCAACTGTTTTCTGGGGACCGGGAATGGTTGATCAGGGAGTGATTACCGGACTGGGTACGACCATGGATCTGCTTCCAACGTTCTGTAGTATGGCCGGTGTGGAACTTCCAAACGACCGCGTTTACGATGGTTACGATATTTCTTCGGTGATTTCGGAGAAGGGCGAATCGCCGCGTAACGAAGTGATTTATTACAGGGGGCAACAGGTGTATGCGGTACGAAAAGGAGCCTACAAAGCCCATTTTATCACCCAACCGGCATACGGTGGAGGAGGTCCCACTGAAAGGGAAATCCCGGAATTGTATAACCTGAATGTTGATCCGTCGGAGAAATACAACATTGCGGAACAACACCCTGATGTAATAAGAGAACTAACGGAACTGATGGAAGCACATAAAAAGACGGTGGTTCCGGTTGAAGATCAGTTGGTAAAACGTTAGGCGTTTTGCAACGCTCTCTGTTCTTTTGAACAAGGCGAGTATCATTCAAGGGAATCAAGTTTGAAACAGAACCATTAAAACTAAACCATAATGACAAAATTAAAATCGATGAAAGCCACGCTGATTATTCTGCTGTTTGCACTGCTGCAGAGTATGAATGTTTGGGCACAGCAAGACCGCCCCAATATTTTGTGGATTACCAGCGAGGATAACAGTCCATATTTAGGCTGCTACGGCGATGCCTTTGCCACCACGCCAACGTTGGATAAACTGGCTGATGAAGGTTTCCGCTATACCAATGCGTATGCCAATTGTCCGGTTTGTGCTCCGGCGCGGAATACGATTATTACCGGGGTTTATGCGGCCTCGAACGGAAATGAACAGATGCGAAGCACCTATCCGAAATCGGAAACCGTAATTCCCTATCCCGAGCTGTTACGAAAAGCCGGTTATTACTGCACCAACAACGTAAAAACCGACTATAACTTTGCCGGCGATTACAACAGCATGTGGGATGAGTGCAGCAGAACAGCACACTGGAAAAACACGCCGGACGGAAAACCATTCTTTGCCATCTTTAACCTGCTGACCACGCACGAGAGTCAGTTGTTTCCTTTTATTCCTGATGAGGAGCTGAGGCATAAACCGGAAGATGTGGTTTTACCGCCGTATCATCCCGATACCGAAGAGATGCGTCACGACTGGGCACAGTATTACGACAAGGTGCAGGATATGGATGCGCAGGTTGGCGATTTGCTAAAAGAGCTGGAAGAAAGCGGTCTGGCCGATAATACCATTGTTTTTTATTATGCCGATCATGGCGGTGTGCTGGCACGCAGCAAAAGGTATATTTTCCAAACCGGAACATGGGTGCCGTTTATCGTTCGCATTCCTGAAAAATACAAACAATTTTTCCCTGCTGAAAAACCGGGCGACGCTGTTGATCGCAACATTAGTTTTGTTGACCTTGCGCCAACCTTGCTAAGTATTATAGGCGAGGAGAAACCGGATTACATGCAGGGCAACGCTTTTCTTGGAAACGCGGTTGAGCCGGAACCTGAATATGTTCATCTTACCCGTGCCCGGATGGACGAACGTGTTGATATGAGCCGTGCGGTGCGTGATAAAAAGTACCGTTACATTCGTAACTACATGCCGTTTCGCATTTATATGCAGCACCTGGCTTATTTGTTTAATGCACGTTCTGCGCAATCGTGGGAAGATTATTACCTGGCCGGAAAATGTAACGATGTGCAAAGTATCGCATTTCAAACCAAACCGGTTGAAGAGCTTTACGATACCGAAAACGATCCGTATGAACTGAATAACCTTGCCGATGATCCGGCATACAAAGAGGTGCTGGAGCGTATGCGAGAAGAGAATTCCCGCTGGATGAAAGAGATTAGGGATGTTGTGTTGATTCCTGAAACAGAATACACAGAAAGGGCAGGAGACGGGGCGATGTATGATTACATGCGATCGGCAGC
It contains:
- a CDS encoding sulfatase, with protein sequence MTKLKSMKATLIILLFALLQSMNVWAQQDRPNILWITSEDNSPYLGCYGDAFATTPTLDKLADEGFRYTNAYANCPVCAPARNTIITGVYAASNGNEQMRSTYPKSETVIPYPELLRKAGYYCTNNVKTDYNFAGDYNSMWDECSRTAHWKNTPDGKPFFAIFNLLTTHESQLFPFIPDEELRHKPEDVVLPPYHPDTEEMRHDWAQYYDKVQDMDAQVGDLLKELEESGLADNTIVFYYADHGGVLARSKRYIFQTGTWVPFIVRIPEKYKQFFPAEKPGDAVDRNISFVDLAPTLLSIIGEEKPDYMQGNAFLGNAVEPEPEYVHLTRARMDERVDMSRAVRDKKYRYIRNYMPFRIYMQHLAYLFNARSAQSWEDYYLAGKCNDVQSIAFQTKPVEELYDTENDPYELNNLADDPAYKEVLERMREENSRWMKEIRDVVLIPETEYTERAGDGAMYDYMRSAACPFDELLAAAELATQAGNGAIQQYIELLKNDDSALRYWGVTGLLSHIENAEPALTALKAAADEDATATAVLIGETLSRLGEKELAEKIFLRILNDENRTMHERNWVLNSVDAIDFRTPAVEKWIKDFYDSKSEELKGWDIFSNYDFSMCKMILERWEVIG